Genomic window (Streptomyces sp. RerS4):
GCTGCGGGTAGCCGTAACCCGGCTGCGGCGGGCCCGGGAGATGGCCGTAACCGGAAGGCGTGGACGGCTGGTTCGGCGGCTGGGGCGGCTCGGTCATCAGCGCATACCTTCGGCTTCAGGGCGATCGGAAAGGGCAAGGGGGTCGAGAAGAACCGAACCTTTCTATCACCCGTGGCCGACATGCGACGGGCCGGTCGGACGCCTGTTCCCAAGGTCGGACCGGCCCGTGACGCGGCCGTTATCAGGTCGGTTGACGCTCGACGGGCCGTCGGTCGACGCCCTCGCCGGCGCCGGCCGACCGCGTGGAACTCAGGCCTCCTCGGCCAGTTCCAGCCAGCGCATCTCCAACGCGTCCCGCTCCGCGATGAGTTCGCGCAGCTCCGTGTCGAGCTTGGCGACCTTGTCGTAGTCGGTGGAGTGCTCGGCGATCTGCGCGTGCAGGTTCGACTCGCGGTCCGACATCTTGTTGAGCTGCCGCTCGATCTTCTGGAGTTCCTTCTTCGCGGCCCGGGAGTCCCCGGACGAGGAGGACTTGGCGGCGGCGGCCGGGGCGGGCGCCGGCGCGGCCGCCTCGATCATCCGCTGCCGGCGCTCCAGGTACTCGTCCAGGCCGCGCGGCAGCATCCGCAGGGCGGCGTCGCCGAGCAGCGCCATCACCGTGTCGGTGGTGCGTTCGATGAAGAACCGGTCGTGGGAGATCACGATCATCGAGCCGGGCCAGCCGTCGAGGAGGTCCTCCAGCTGGGTGAGGGTCTCGATGTCGAGGTCGTTGGTGGGCTCGTCGAGGAAGAGGACGTTGGGCTCGTCCATCAGCAGCCGCAGGATCTGCAGCCGGCGCCGCTCACCGCCGGAGAGGTCGCCGACCGGCGTCCACTGCTTCTCCTTGGTGAAGCCGAACTGTTCGCACAGCTGGCCCGCCGTCATCTCGCGGCCCTTGCCGAGGTCGACGCGGTCGCGGACGCGCTGGACGGCCTCCAGGACGCGCAGCGAGGGGTCGAGTTCGCCGACCTCCTGCGAGAGGTAGGCGAGGCGGACGGTCTTGCCGACGGTGATCTCGCCGGCCGCCGGCTGGATCTCGCCCTGCGTGCGGGCGGCCTCGGCGAGGGCCCGCAGGAGTGAGGTCTTGCCCGCGCCGTTGACGCCGACGAGGCCGACGCGGTCGCCGGGGCCCAGGTGCCAGGTGAGGTGCTTGAGGAGGGTCTTGGGGCCGGCCTGGACGGTGACGTCCTCCAGGTCGAAGACGGTCTTGCCGAGGCGGGCGTTGGCGAACCTCATCAGCTCGGACTTGTCGCGCGGCTCCGGCACGTCGGCGATCAGCTCGTTGGCCGCCTCGATGCGGTAGCGCGGCTTGGAGGTGCGGGCGGGGGCGCCGCGGCGCAGCCAGGCCAGCTCCTTGCGCATCAGGTTCTGCCGCTTGGCCTCTTCGGTGGCGGCGATCCGCTCGCGTTCGGCGCGGGCGAAGACGTAGTCGCTGTAGCCGCCCTCGTACTCGAAGACCTCACCGCGCTGCACGTCCCACATGCGGGTGCAGACCTGGTCGAGGAACCAGCGGTCGTGGGTGACGCACACCAGCGCCGAGCGGCGGACCTGGAGGTGGGCGGCCAGCCAGGAGATGCCCTCGACGTCGAGGTGGTTGGTGGGCTCGTCGAGGACGAGGAGGTCCTGGTCGGCGATGAGCAGCTTGGCGAGGGCGATCCGGCGGCGCTCGCCACCGGAGAGCGGGCCGATGACGGTGTCGAGGCCCTGGCCGAAGCCGGGCAGGTCGAGGCCGCCGAAGAGACCGGTGAGGACGTCACGGATCTTGGCGTTGCCGGCCCACTCGTGGTCGGCCATGTCGCCGATGATCTCGTGGCGGATGGTGGCGGCCGGGTCGAGGGAGTCGTGCTGGGTGAGCACGCCCATGCGCAGGCCGCCGTTCTGGGTGACCCGACCGGTGTCGGGTTCCTCCAGCTTGGCGAGCATCCGGATGAGGGTGGTCTTGCCGTCGCCGTTCCGGCCGACGACACCGATCCGGTCTCCCTCGGATACGCCGAGGGAGATGCCGTCGAGCAGGGTACGGGTGCCGTACACCTTGCTGACTGCCTCGACATTGACCAGATTGACGGCCATCAGACGCGCTCCAGGGAAGGGGTGTGGATCAGCCCCTCAGCCTAACGCTCCGCGAGCGGGCCGGACCGTTCCACCAGGTGCCGGCCGCCGAGTGCCATGACGAGGGCCACCGGAGCGGTGATCGGGAAGGCGACGAGGGTGGCGCTGTGGCCCTCCAGGAGGCCGCCGAGGCCGGTCATGGACAGGCCGAGGACGCCCAGGAGGCAGAGGGTGACGCCGACGGCCGCGACCGGCCCGTTGCCCGAGGAGGCGCCGGCGTCGCCCCGGCTCGGGCTTTCGAAGCGGCGGAAACAGGCCACGAGCAGGGCGGTCAGGGCGGCGGCGAGCAGGATCCGTACGGGCACCTGCGCCCACCAGGCGGCGGTCGCGGGCTCGGGGAGGTCGAGGCCGAGGGCGAGCTGGGCGGCGTAGACGCCGAGCATGGCGGTGAGGTGCCACAGGAAGGCGGTCATGGCGACGCCGTTGGCGGCGACGACGGTCCGCCACACGCGCGGCCGGGCCAGCCACGCCCCGGCCGGCCGGGCGAGCAGCTGCACGGCGCCGACGAGCCACAGGCCGTGGCAGAGCAGGGCGAGGGTCGGCGGGGCCATGTTGGAGACCTTCTCGCCGGGCATCCCGACCATGGACAGCGGGTACGGTCCGACGGCGACGAGCAGCACGGCCCCGGTCAACCCGCCGGCGGCCAGGAGCGCCGGCCGGCGGATGCGGCCGTCGGCGCGCAGGAAGCCGAGCTGGTGCACGGCGAGCCAGACGAGCGCGAAGTTCAGGAACTCCACGTACGGGACCCCGAGCGCGAAGCGCAGCACGTCGACCAGCGCGGCCCCGCCCGCCAGGCCCGCGAAGGCCCACCAGCCCCGGCGGGCGTGCAGCCTCAGCAGCGGCGGCGTGAGGGCGACCATGGCGAGGTAGATCCCGATGAACCACAGCGGCTGCGTGATCATCCTGAGCGCGGCCCCGGCGAGCGGGCCGTCGTCCGCTCCGGCCAGCTGCACGAGGAGCGCGCCGGCCGTCCAGACGAGGACGAAGACCAGGGTGGGCCCGAGCAGCCGGCGCAGGCGGGCGCGCAGGAAGGCGGCGTAGACGGGTCGGCCGTCGGCACGGCGCTCCAGTGAGCGGTACGACAGGGCGTGCGAGAACCCGCCGACGAAGAAGAACACCGGCATGATCTGGAGCCCCCAGGTGAGGACCTGGAGCGGGGGCACGAGGGCGAGCAGGTTGCCTATCCCGTCCCCGCTGACGGCGGCCATCAGCCAGTGGCCGAGCACGACCGTGCCGAGCGAGGCGACCCGGAGCAGGTCGACGTACCGGTCCCTGGTGGCGGGCGTGGCGGCGGCCATGGCGCGTGCGCTGACTGTCATGGCCCCAACATCGCCCGCGCCGGCCGCCCGCCGACAGGGCGCTGCTACTCATTTCCGCCCTGGGTATCGCCCTCCGGATGCCTCAGCTCAGGACGGTCGCCCCCGGCGCCGGGGAGGACGTGACGCGGGTGGCGCGGCAGGTCCCGGAGGCCTCCAGCGCGGCCGCGACCTTCGCCGCCGCCTCCCCGTCGCGCACCAGGAACGCGGTGGTGGGCCCGGAGCCGGACACCAGCGCCGCCAACGCGCCTTCCGCGAGCCCCGCCGCCAGGGTCTCGGCCAGCTGCGGGCGCAGCGAGACGGCCGCCGGCTGGAGGTCGTTGGCCAGGGTGGCGGCGAGGGCGTCCGCGTCGCCGGAGGCCAGGGCCGCGAGCAGCGCCGGGGAGGCCTCGGGGACGGGCACGTCGCTGCCCGCGGTCAGCCGGTCGAACTCGCGGAACACGGCCGGGGTGGACAGGCCGCCGTCGGCGACCGCGAACACCCAGTGGAAGGTTCCCGCCTCGACGGGCGTGAGCACCTCGCCCCGCCCCGTGCCGAGCGCCGCCCCCCCGACCAGGCTGAACGGCACGTCGCTGCCCAGCTCCGCGCAGATGTCGAGGAGCTCGGCGCGCGGGGTGTCGAGCCCCCACAGCGCGTCGCAGGCCAGCAGGGCGGCGGCGCCGTCCGCGCTGCCGCCGGCCATGCCGCCGGCGACGGGGATGTTCTTGGCGATGTGCAGGTGCACGTCCGCGCTCCTGCCGTTGCGGGCGGCCAGCAGCTCGGCGGCCCGCGCGGCCAGGTTCGTCCGGTCCAGCGGGACCTGGTCGGCGTCGGGGCCGGCGCAGGTCACCGTCAGGGAGTCGGCGGGGGTCGCGGTGACCTCGTCGAAGAGGGAGACGGCGAGGAAGACGTTGGCCAGGTCGTGGAAGCCGTCGGGGCGGGCCGCGCCCACCGCCAGCTGGACGTTGACCTTCGCGGGGACCCGTACGGTCACGCTTCGGCGGACGCTCACAGCGCGGGCCTCTCCGCCGCCGGCTTGTGCTCGGCGATCGCCGCGAACTGCTCCACCGTCAGGGACTCCCCGCGCGCCTGCGGCGAGATCCCGGCGGCGACCAGCGCGGCTTCGGCGCCGGCGGCCGAACCGGCCCAGCCGGCGAGCGCGGCGCGCAGCGTCTTGCGGCGCTGCGCGAAGGCGGCGTCGACGACCGCGAAGACCTCGGCCTTGGAGGCGGTGGTCTTGATCGGCTCGGTGCGGCGCACCAGCGAGACCAGGCCGGAGTCGACGTTGGGCGCGGGCCAGAAGACCTTCCGGCCGATGGCTCCGGCGCGCTTGACGTGCGCGTACCAGTTCGCCTTGACGGAGGGCACGCCGTAGACCTTGTTGCCCGGCTCGGCGGCGAGCCGGTCGGCGACCTCGGACTGGACCATGACGAGGGTGCGCTCGATGCTCGGGAAGCGGTCGAGCATGGTCAGCAGGACGGGCACGGCCACGTTGTACGGCAGGTTCGCGACGAGCGCGGTCGGCGCGGGGCCGGGCAGCTCGGTCACCAGCATCGCGTCGGAGTGGACCAGCGCGAAACGGTCCTTGCGCTGCGGCATGCGCGCCTCGATCGTGGCGGGCAGGGCGGCGGCCAGGATGTCGTCGATCTCGACGGCGATCACCCGGTCGGCGGCCTCCAGCAGGGCGAGCGTCAGCGAACCGAGGCCCGGACCGACCTCCACGACCACGTCGTCCGGGCGCACTCCGGCGGTGCGGACGATGCGGCGGACCGTGTTCGCGTCGATGACGAAGTTCTGGCCCTTCTGCTTCGTCGGTCGTACGCCGAGGACCTCGGCCAGTTCCCGGATGTCGGCCGGCCCGAGGAGGGCGTCGGAGGCGCTCTCCCCGGCCTGCTCCCCGGCCTGCCCGGTGCTCCGTCCGGCGCTCGGGTGGGGCGTCTCGTCGGACGGCTGTGCTGACTGCTGCTCTGCGGTGCTCACCGGTAAAGCCTACGGCCGCAGTGGGGCCAGGGACTCGCCCCCCGCTGCACGTAGAGCTTCTTCGCCCGGTACGTCTGCTCGCTGCCCGACGCGTCCTGCGGGCGGCCGCTGCCGCCGAGGGACTGCCAGGTGGTGACGTCGAACTGGTAGAGGCCGCCGTAGGTGCCCGACGGGTCGGTGGCGGAGGCGCGGCCGCCGGACTCGCACTGGGCGAGCGCCCCCCAGTCCAGGCCGTCGGCCCCGGCGACGGAGGTGGGCAGCGGCTTCGTGCCGACCTTGACGAGCCGACTGACGGGCTCGCGCACGACCTCCTCGGCGATCTTGCGGGGCTGCCGGCGGACCCCGTTGACGGTGCGGAGGCTGTACGTGACCCGGCGCGCGCCGGGCCGCCCGCTGCGCTCGACGACCTCCGTGCCGGCGAAGAGCGTGCCGTCCTCGACGCGTTCGGTGGCGAAGGGGATGCGCTCCTCGCGGACCTCGCGGGTACCGGTGATGCGCAGGACGGTGACGGTCTGGCCGTCGCGGGGGAAGGAGTCGGGGGCGACGGAGGTGGTGTCCTCACCGTGCAGGGTGATGCCCGCCTGGTCCAGGGCCTCCTGGACGGTGGCGGCGTTGGTGCGGATGGTGCGTTCGCGGCCGTCGGCCATGAACGTGACCCCGCGTTCGGTGCGGACGCTGAGGTCGAGCCCGGAGCGCGGCACGGGCGCGGTGCGCGGGGCGGACAGGTACGCGCCCTCGACGCGTACGCCGAGCTGGCGCAGGGCGGCCTCGACCGTGGCGGCGGTGGTCCACACCTGGCGGCGGGCGGCGCCGTCGAGGGTGAGGCGCAGGGGGCGGCCGTAGCGGACGACGATCTGCTCGCCGTCGTCGAGGGCCGAGCCTCGGGCGGGGGCGACGAGGTCGTGGGGGCCGACGCCGAGGCCTTCGGAGGCGAGGAGGTCGTCGACGCTCCCGGCGAAGGTGTGGAGGGTGCGGGGGACCCCGTCGACGGTGAGGCGTACGGCCTTGTCGGCGGCGACGAAGGCGGTGGTGCCGCCCGCCAGGAAGGCCACGACCAGGGCCTGCGGAACGAGGCGCCGCCAGGCGTCGCCGGCGCCCGAAGCGGTGGGCCGGGCGGCGCGCCGGCGCCGGGCGGCGGCGGAGCGGGGCGCGGGAACGGGGAGGGCGCGGGGCTGCGTCCGGGGCGGGCGGGCCGAGGGTCGGCCGCGGTGCGCGGCGCCGGCCGGAGGGGCGGAGTACGTCGGCCGGCTCGGCCGCCTCCACGTCGCCCTCCGGGGCGGGGCGGCCCGGCGGCGGCGCGGGCCGGGCTCCGGGCCTTGCGGCGGCGCCCGGCGCGGCCCTCGGCCCGGGCGCGGGACGGCCGGCTCGGCGGGTTCGGCGGGGTGGCCGACGGCGGGTCCGGCGGCGGGTTCGGCGGCCAGTTCGGCGTAGGGCCAGGCGGCGGGGTCGGGCTCGGCCGCGGGCCCGTCGCCGGGGTCCGGTGCGGTCCCGGTCCCCGGCCAGGACGCAGACGCACGGCGGTGACTGCCCTGGGTATCGCTCACGTCGCTCGCTCCACTGGTCCGGCCCCGGCTGGTTCGGGCACGGCACCCTAGCGGGCGCGACCGTCACTCACCAAAGCCGTTCGACTACTCAGCGTGTCGGGCGAACGGGTGTGTCAGTACGGCGTTCGATCGAGGCCCGTGGAGAGGAGACGCGTGGAGGTCAGTAGTCGAAGGCGCGCGCCGTGTTGGCGGCCAGGGCCGTCGCCATGGCGTCCTCGTCGATCCCGCGGACCGCCGCCATCGCCCGGACCGTCAGCGGAATGAGGTACGGCGCGTTCGGCCGGCCGCGGTACGGCGCGGGCGTCAGGTAGGGGGCGTCGGTCTCCACCAGTACGAGTTCCAGCGGGGCCACGGCGAGCGCCTCGCGCAGGGCGCCCGCGTTCTTGAAGGTGACGGTCCCGGCGAAGGACATGTAGTAGCCGGCGGCGGCGCACTCCCGGGCCATCTCCGCGTCGCCCGAGTAGCAGTGGAAGATCGTCCGCTCGGGCGCGCCCTCCTCGCGCAGCACGCGCAGCACGTCGGCGTGGGCGTCGCGGTCGTGGATGACGAGTGCCTTGCCCTGCCGCTTGGCGATCTCGATGTGCGCCCGGAAGGAACGCTCCTGCGCCGCCATGCCCTCGGGGCCGGTGCGGAAGTAGTCGAGTCCGGTCTCGCCGACCGCCTTGACGTGGTCGAGGGCGGCCAGCGCCTCGATCTCGGCGAGGGCCTCGTCCAGCGCCCCCTGGCCGCCGCCGGGCCGCGCGCCCTGCCGCGACCATCCGTCGGGGTCGCCGTGCACGATGCGGGGGGCCTCGTTCGGGTGGAGGGCCACCGCCGCGTGGACGTTCTCCCAGGCCGCGGCGGTCTCGGCGGCCCAGCGCGAGCCCTTCACGTCGCAGCCGACCTGGACCACGGTCGTCACGCCCACCGAGGCGGCCTTCGCCAGACCCTCCTCGACCGTGCCGGCCTGCATGTCGAGGTGGGTGTGCGAGTCCGCCACCGCCACGCGCAGGGGCTCCGGCAGCGGCGGCGGCGCGTCCTTGGACGCCTTCTCGTTCGAGGAGGAATTCGAAGAGGAAGGGGCGGAGGAGGAAGGACTCTGACTCATACGGCCGATCTTATGACCGGTGGCTCACGCCCTCCGGCGCAAGAGTCCCAGCAGGCGGGCGAGCGGCCCGCGCCGCTCCCGGTAGGCGTCGACGGCCACCGGCCCGGGGGCGTCGTGCTTCGGCGTACGGGGCGCGGGGGCGCCGGCCGGCACGGGGCCGGCTATGCCCGGGGCGACGCGGTGGTGGTAGAGCCGGTCGAGGGTGCCGAGCACGGAGGAGACCTGACCCTCGCGCATGATCCGTACGACGTGGCCGTCGCAGTTCAGGCAGGTCGGGTTGGCGAGCGGCGACGGGACCCGTTCACCGTTGATCGTGTACATGATGAACGGCTCACCCCGGCCGTCGACGTGGTGCTCGATCTCGTACGCCTGCTCCCACCCGTATCCGCACTTCATGCAGGCGAAGGAGTAGGCCTCGTGCACGGTCGGCACGGCCGGGACGGGCGCGGGAACGGGTACCGGGGTCTCTGCGATCTCACTCATGCCAGCTCCTCTTGGTCCACTGGTGCCATGGACCAGTGGACGCCTCTTCGGCCGGGAGCGCATCAGGCCCTGTCCAGTGTTGGACGGACCTTGGGCGAGTCATTCCCAAAGTGCCCGGTGCGCGGTCTGAGCTTTGCCTTTCAGGTTAGCCCTTTACCGATTCACGGCACCTTTTGTGCCGCGTTCTTTGCCGCGACGACCGCGTCGAACACATCCCGCTTGGGTACGCCGGCCTCGGCCGCGACGGCGGCGATGGCCTCCTTGCGGCGCTCGCCCGCCTCTTCGCGGACCCGTACGCGGCGCACGAGCTCCTCGTCGTCCACGTCCCCGGGCGCGGCCGCCGGGGCGCCCTCGACGACGATCGTGATCTCCCCGCGCACTCCCTGGGCCGCCCACAGCGCGAGCGCGCCGAGCCCGCCGCGCTTGACCTCCTCGTAGGTCTTGGTCAGCTCCCGGCAGACGGCCGCCCGCCGGTCGGCGCCGAACACCTCGGCCATGGCCGCCAGGGTGTCGTCGAGCCGGTGCGGGGCCTCGAAGTAGACGAGGGTGCGCCGCTCGCCCGCCACCTCGCGGAGCCGTCCGAGGCGCTCACCCGCCTTGCGGGGCAGGAAGCCCTCGAAGCAGAAGCGGTCGACGGGCAGCCCGGACAGCGCGAGCGCGGTGAGCACGGCGGAGGGGCCGGGCACGGCGGTGACGCGGATGTCCTTCTCGACGGCGGCGGCGACGAGCCGGTAGCCGGGGTCGGACACCGAGGGCATCCCCGCGTCGGTCACCAGCAGCACCCGCTTGCCGGCCTCCAGGGCCTCCACCAACTCCGGGGTGCGGGCGGACTCGTTGCCCTCGAAGTACGACAGGACGCGCCCGGTCGTGTACACGCCGAGGCCCTGCGTCAGGCGGCGCAGCCGTCGGGTGTCCTCGGCCGCGATCACGTCGGCGCGCTCCAGCTCGGCGCCGAGGCGGGGCGGGGCGTCGGCGAGGTCCCCGATCGGGGTCCCGGCGAGGACGAGCACACCGGCCCCGGAAGCCGCGGACGACGCCGAGGACGCCGCCGAGGACGGGGCGGAAGAAGGGCCGGACGACGGGGCGGAGGCGGACGCTTCGGTGGGGCGGTGCTGCTCATCTGTCACCCGGTCATTGTCTCATCGCCCCCTCGGCCCACCCCCGGGCCGGCGGGGGCGGCCGCGCGGGCCCGGCGTGGCCGCCGACGGACGGGAAAGGTACGGGATATGACCGGAACCGCCGCACATGCGCGGGAACACGGGCCCCGCCCGCACCCCGTGGAGGCTGGGGTTCCCACAGGCGGGTTCCCTACGATGGCCCGGTGACCAGTACCGCGCCGCCACCGCCCAGCCCCGCGGGGGCCCCGCCCGTCCCCCCGGGCGGACGCGACCTCGACCCCGAGACGCCCGGATGGCTGCGCCGCCTGCGCGCCTTCGGCTACGTGCCGTCGGCGCCGGGGACGGACGTCCGCACCCGCCTCGTGCCCCCGTACGCCCGCCCCTCCGCCCAGTTGTGGGCAGCGCTCGGCGTTCCGGCCGGCAGCCGGCGGGCCTGGGAGCGGGTCATGGCCTGGGTCGGTCCGCTGCTGGTCACCCTGGTCGCCGGGGTGCTGCGGTTCACCCATCTGGGCAGCCCGAAGGCGGTGATATTCGACGAGACGTACTACGCCAAGGACGCGTGGGCCACGATCAAGCAGGGCTACGAGGCGAGTTGGCCCAAGGATGTCGACAAGTCGATCCTCGCCGACCCGAACGCCGTACCGCTCCCGCTGGACCCGGGCTACGTCGTCCACCCGCCCGTCGGCAAATGGGTGATCGGCCTCGGGGAATGGATGTTCGGCCTCACCCCCTTCGGCTGGCGCTTCATGACGGCGGTGCTCGGCACCCTGTCCGTCCTGCTGCTCTGCCGGATCGGCCGGCGCCTGCTGCGTTCGACCTTCCTCGGCTGCCTCGCGGGCGCCCTGCTGGCCGTCGACGGCCTGCACCTGGTGATGAGCCGCACGGCCCTGCTCGACCTGATCCTGATGTTCTTCGTCCTCGCCGCCTTCGGGGCGCTGGTCGTCGACCGGGACAAGGCCCGCGCCCGCCTCGCGGCGGCCCTCCCCCTCGACGCGGACGGCCGCGCCCGCCCCGACCAGCACGTCGCGCAGACACTGAAGCTGGGGTGGCGCCCGTACCGGATCCTGGCCGGCGTCTGCCTGGGCCTGGCCTTCGGCACCAAGTGGAACGGCCTGGTCGTCCTCGCCTTCTTCGGCGTCCTCACCGTCGTGTGGGACGCCGCCGCGCGCCGCACCGCCGGCGCGGGTGCCCCGTACGCGGCGATGCTGCGCCGCGACGCGCTGCCCGCCTTCCTGTCGACCGTCCCGGTGGCCATCGCCGTCTACGTGACCTCGTGGCTCGGCTGGATCCTCTCCCCCGACAACGGCAAGGGCGGCTACTTCCGCGACTGGGCGGCCAAGTACGACCGCGACAGCTCGCTGTCCTTCCTCCCCGAGTGGCTGCGCAGCCTGTGGCACTACGAGACGGAGGTCTACAAGTTCCACGTCGGCCTGACGTCGGGTCACACGTACGAGTCGAACCCGTGGAGCTGGCTGATCCTGGGCCGGCCCGTCTCCTACTTCTACGAGTCCCCCTCCCCCGGCGCCGACGGCTGCCCCACCACCGAGGCGGGCAAGTGCGCCCGCGAGGTCCTGGCCCTGGGCACGCCGCTGCTGTGGTGGGCGGGCTGCTTCGCCCTGCTGTACGTGCTGTGGCGGTGGTTCTTCCGCCGCGACTGGCGCGCGGGCGCGATCGCGTGCGCGTTGGGCGCGGGTCTGCTGCCCTGGTTCAACTACCAGGAGCGGACGATCTTCTACTTCTACGCGGTGGTCTTCGTCCCGTACCTGTGCCTGGCCGTCGCCATGATGACCGGCGCCCTCCTGGGCCCGGCCCACTCCACCGAACGCCGCCGCACCCTCGGCGCGATCGGCGCGGGCGTCCTGATCCTCCT
Coding sequences:
- a CDS encoding ABC-F family ATP-binding cassette domain-containing protein, producing MAVNLVNVEAVSKVYGTRTLLDGISLGVSEGDRIGVVGRNGDGKTTLIRMLAKLEEPDTGRVTQNGGLRMGVLTQHDSLDPAATIRHEIIGDMADHEWAGNAKIRDVLTGLFGGLDLPGFGQGLDTVIGPLSGGERRRIALAKLLIADQDLLVLDEPTNHLDVEGISWLAAHLQVRRSALVCVTHDRWFLDQVCTRMWDVQRGEVFEYEGGYSDYVFARAERERIAATEEAKRQNLMRKELAWLRRGAPARTSKPRYRIEAANELIADVPEPRDKSELMRFANARLGKTVFDLEDVTVQAGPKTLLKHLTWHLGPGDRVGLVGVNGAGKTSLLRALAEAARTQGEIQPAAGEITVGKTVRLAYLSQEVGELDPSLRVLEAVQRVRDRVDLGKGREMTAGQLCEQFGFTKEKQWTPVGDLSGGERRRLQILRLLMDEPNVLFLDEPTNDLDIETLTQLEDLLDGWPGSMIVISHDRFFIERTTDTVMALLGDAALRMLPRGLDEYLERRQRMIEAAAPAPAPAAAAKSSSSGDSRAAKKELQKIERQLNKMSDRESNLHAQIAEHSTDYDKVAKLDTELRELIAERDALEMRWLELAEEA
- a CDS encoding TatD family hydrolase — translated: MSQSPSSSAPSSSNSSSNEKASKDAPPPLPEPLRVAVADSHTHLDMQAGTVEEGLAKAASVGVTTVVQVGCDVKGSRWAAETAAAWENVHAAVALHPNEAPRIVHGDPDGWSRQGARPGGGQGALDEALAEIEALAALDHVKAVGETGLDYFRTGPEGMAAQERSFRAHIEIAKRQGKALVIHDRDAHADVLRVLREEGAPERTIFHCYSGDAEMARECAAAGYYMSFAGTVTFKNAGALREALAVAPLELVLVETDAPYLTPAPYRGRPNAPYLIPLTVRAMAAVRGIDEDAMATALAANTARAFDY
- the rsmA gene encoding 16S rRNA (adenine(1518)-N(6)/adenine(1519)-N(6))-dimethyltransferase RsmA, yielding MRELAEVLGVRPTKQKGQNFVIDANTVRRIVRTAGVRPDDVVVEVGPGLGSLTLALLEAADRVIAVEIDDILAAALPATIEARMPQRKDRFALVHSDAMLVTELPGPAPTALVANLPYNVAVPVLLTMLDRFPSIERTLVMVQSEVADRLAAEPGNKVYGVPSVKANWYAHVKRAGAIGRKVFWPAPNVDSGLVSLVRRTEPIKTTASKAEVFAVVDAAFAQRRKTLRAALAGWAGSAAGAEAALVAAGISPQARGESLTVEQFAAIAEHKPAAERPAL
- a CDS encoding phospholipid carrier-dependent glycosyltransferase, producing MTSTAPPPPSPAGAPPVPPGGRDLDPETPGWLRRLRAFGYVPSAPGTDVRTRLVPPYARPSAQLWAALGVPAGSRRAWERVMAWVGPLLVTLVAGVLRFTHLGSPKAVIFDETYYAKDAWATIKQGYEASWPKDVDKSILADPNAVPLPLDPGYVVHPPVGKWVIGLGEWMFGLTPFGWRFMTAVLGTLSVLLLCRIGRRLLRSTFLGCLAGALLAVDGLHLVMSRTALLDLILMFFVLAAFGALVVDRDKARARLAAALPLDADGRARPDQHVAQTLKLGWRPYRILAGVCLGLAFGTKWNGLVVLAFFGVLTVVWDAAARRTAGAGAPYAAMLRRDALPAFLSTVPVAIAVYVTSWLGWILSPDNGKGGYFRDWAAKYDRDSSLSFLPEWLRSLWHYETEVYKFHVGLTSGHTYESNPWSWLILGRPVSYFYESPSPGADGCPTTEAGKCAREVLALGTPLLWWAGCFALLYVLWRWFFRRDWRAGAIACALGAGLLPWFNYQERTIFYFYAVVFVPYLCLAVAMMTGALLGPAHSTERRRTLGAIGAGVLILLITWNFIYFWPIYTGQTLPMDSWRARMWFDTWI
- a CDS encoding resuscitation-promoting factor, producing the protein MSDTQGSHRRASASWPGTGTAPDPGDGPAAEPDPAAWPYAELAAEPAAGPAVGHPAEPAEPAVPRPGRGPRRAPPQGPEPGPRRRRAAPPRRATWRRPSRPTYSAPPAGAAHRGRPSARPPRTQPRALPVPAPRSAAARRRRAARPTASGAGDAWRRLVPQALVVAFLAGGTTAFVAADKAVRLTVDGVPRTLHTFAGSVDDLLASEGLGVGPHDLVAPARGSALDDGEQIVVRYGRPLRLTLDGAARRQVWTTAATVEAALRQLGVRVEGAYLSAPRTAPVPRSGLDLSVRTERGVTFMADGRERTIRTNAATVQEALDQAGITLHGEDTTSVAPDSFPRDGQTVTVLRITGTREVREERIPFATERVEDGTLFAGTEVVERSGRPGARRVTYSLRTVNGVRRQPRKIAEEVVREPVSRLVKVGTKPLPTSVAGADGLDWGALAQCESGGRASATDPSGTYGGLYQFDVTTWQSLGGSGRPQDASGSEQTYRAKKLYVQRGASPWPHCGRRLYR
- the rsmI gene encoding 16S rRNA (cytidine(1402)-2'-O)-methyltransferase; amino-acid sequence: MLVLAGTPIGDLADAPPRLGAELERADVIAAEDTRRLRRLTQGLGVYTTGRVLSYFEGNESARTPELVEALEAGKRVLLVTDAGMPSVSDPGYRLVAAAVEKDIRVTAVPGPSAVLTALALSGLPVDRFCFEGFLPRKAGERLGRLREVAGERRTLVYFEAPHRLDDTLAAMAEVFGADRRAAVCRELTKTYEEVKRGGLGALALWAAQGVRGEITIVVEGAPAAAPGDVDDEELVRRVRVREEAGERRKEAIAAVAAEAGVPKRDVFDAVVAAKNAAQKVP
- a CDS encoding acyltransferase, coding for MTVSARAMAAATPATRDRYVDLLRVASLGTVVLGHWLMAAVSGDGIGNLLALVPPLQVLTWGLQIMPVFFFVGGFSHALSYRSLERRADGRPVYAAFLRARLRRLLGPTLVFVLVWTAGALLVQLAGADDGPLAGAALRMITQPLWFIGIYLAMVALTPPLLRLHARRGWWAFAGLAGGAALVDVLRFALGVPYVEFLNFALVWLAVHQLGFLRADGRIRRPALLAAGGLTGAVLLVAVGPYPLSMVGMPGEKVSNMAPPTLALLCHGLWLVGAVQLLARPAGAWLARPRVWRTVVAANGVAMTAFLWHLTAMLGVYAAQLALGLDLPEPATAAWWAQVPVRILLAAALTALLVACFRRFESPSRGDAGASSGNGPVAAVGVTLCLLGVLGLSMTGLGGLLEGHSATLVAFPITAPVALVMALGGRHLVERSGPLAER
- a CDS encoding 4-(cytidine 5'-diphospho)-2-C-methyl-D-erythritol kinase encodes the protein MSVRRSVTVRVPAKVNVQLAVGAARPDGFHDLANVFLAVSLFDEVTATPADSLTVTCAGPDADQVPLDRTNLAARAAELLAARNGRSADVHLHIAKNIPVAGGMAGGSADGAAALLACDALWGLDTPRAELLDICAELGSDVPFSLVGGAALGTGRGEVLTPVEAGTFHWVFAVADGGLSTPAVFREFDRLTAGSDVPVPEASPALLAALASGDADALAATLANDLQPAAVSLRPQLAETLAAGLAEGALAALVSGSGPTTAFLVRDGEAAAKVAAALEASGTCRATRVTSSPAPGATVLS